The following coding sequences are from one Onychostoma macrolepis isolate SWU-2019 chromosome 24, ASM1243209v1, whole genome shotgun sequence window:
- the snx16 gene encoding sorting nexin-16 isoform X2, with translation MAAPFVPVPVPFERAPRADRAASAGSDRCLTPPRQSPVPRARLSGPECSVQYSSCPPDSPPETPRQSWDERPITPTVLGYEVMEERAKFTVYKVLVRKTLDESWVVFRRYTDFSRLNDKLKEMFPGFRLSLPPKRWFKDNYETEFLEDRQLGLQAFLQNLVAHKDIANCVAVREFLCLDDPPGPFDSLEESRAFCETLEECNYRLQKELLEKQREINCLKKTLEEKERHIQKLEGRVNGDVLTPDSPCCASGAGSDCSLDVESSAAEADQELPDESQAVLQSSQGSVCWCGPSVSGASPPVIQVTPLEH, from the exons ATGGCCGCGCCGTTCGTTCCGGTCCCCGTGCCCTTCGAGCGAGCTCCGCGGGCGGACAGAGCCGCGTCCGCGGGCAGCGACAGGTGCTTGACTCCGCCGCGCCAGAGCCCCGTCCCCCGCGCCAGGCTCAGCGGCCCCGAGTGCTCGGTGCAGTACTCCAGCTGCCCTCCAGACAGCCCTCCAGAGACCCCGCGACAGAGCTGGGACGAGCGGCCCATCACACCCACCGTCCTGGGTTACGAGGTGATGGAGGAGAGGGCCAAGTTTACT GTCTATAAGGTTCTTGTAAGGAAGACTCTGGATGAGAGCTGGGTCGTGTTCAGGCGCTATACTGACTTCTCAAGACTCAACGACAAG CTGAAGGAGATGTTTCCGGGGTTCAGACTGTCTCTTCCTCCGAAGCGCTGGTTTAAAGACAACTATGAGACGGAGTTCTTGGAGGACAGACAGCTGGGTCTGCAGGCCTTCCTCCAGAACCTCGTGGCCCATAAAGACATCGCCAACTG TGTGGCGGTGCGTGAGTTCTTGTGTCTGGATGATCCTCCCGGGCCGTTCGACAGTCTGGAGGAGAGTCGG GCGTTCTGCGAGACTCTAGAGGAGTGCAACTACAGGCTTCAGAAGGAACTTCTAGAAAAACAGCGAGAGATAAACTGCTTAAAGAAAACACTGGAAGAGAAAGAGCGGCACATTCAGAAGCTGGAAGGACGAGTCAA cggGGACGTTCTCACTCCAGACAGTCCGTGTTGTGCGTCCGGAGCGGGCAGCGACTGCAGTCTGGACGTAGAGTCTTCTGCTGCGGAGGCCGATCAGGAGCTGCCTGATGAAAGCCA ggCTGTGCTCCAGTCGTCTCAGGGCTCCGTGTGTTGGTGCGGTCCGTCCGTCAGCGGTGCGTCTCCTCCGGTCATTCAGGTCACTCCTCTGGAACACTGA
- the pigm gene encoding GPI mannosyltransferase 1 — translation MDARLCVLLSAALLVRLALLCFGVYQDQNLQLKYTDVDYHVFTDASRFIIQGRSPYDRSTFRYTPLLALVLAPGVLLSSVCGKLLFVGCDLLSALLLFQLLVLRGSARSSATLLCGLWLFNPLTVAVSTRGNAESLLAVLVLSTLLCLESRRRTSAALLFGLAVHMKIYPVTYALPVALSLSGAPSRGRGLVQNLLRCVSGDLLLFAAVSGAVFFGLNLTFYCMYGWDFLQESYLYHLTRRDIRHNFSPYFYLLYVTAEHRWSGVLALVCFLPQMLLLSLASLAFRSDLPFCCFIHTAVFVSFNKVCTSQYFLWYLCLLPLVLPRLTLSWRRGLGLLLLWFVGQALWLSPAYYLEFEGWNTFTLIWIAGLLFLLINSLILGQIISHYRPAEAQLKKTD, via the exons ATGGATGCCCGGCTGTGTGTGCTGCTCAGCGCCGCGCTTCTCGTCCGTCTGGCGCTGCTGTGCTTCGGTGTTTATCAGGATCAGAATCTGCAGCTCAAGTACACGGATGTGGATTATCACGTGTTCACCGACGCCTCCAGATTCATCATACAG GGTCGGAGTCCGTATGACAGATCCACGTTCCGCTACACTCCTCTGCTGGCGCTGGTTCTGGCTCCGGGGGTTCTGCTGAGCTCTGTCTGCGGGAAGCTGCTGTTCGTGGGCTGTGATCTTCTGTCGGCTCTGCTGCTCTTCCAGCTGCTGGTTCTGCGCGGCTCGGCCCGGAGCTCGGCGACGCTTCTCTGCGGTCTGTGGCTGTTTAACCCGCTGACCGTGGCTGTGTCCACCCGCGGGAACGCCGAGTCTCTGCTGGCCGTGCTGGTTCTGTCCACGCTGCTGTGTCTGGAGTCCCGGAGACGCACGTCTGCAGCGCTGCTGTTCGGTCTGGCCGTCCACATGAAGATCTACCCGGTCACTTACGCGCTGCCCGTCGCGCTGTCTCTGTCCGGAGCGCCGTCCCGCGGCCGAGGACTGGTCCAGAACCTGCTCCGGTGTGTCAGCGGGGATCTGCTGCTGTTCGCGGCTGTTTCTGGAGCGGTGTTCTTCGGTCTGAACCTCACCTTCTACTGCAT GTACGGCTGGGATTTCCTCCAGGAGTCTTATCTGTATCACCTGACGCGCAGAGACATCCGGCACAACTTCTCTCCGTACTTCTACCTGCTGTACGTGACGGCGGAGCATCGCTGGAGCGGCGTTCTGGCGCTCGTCTGCTTTCTGCCGCAGATGCTGCTGCTGTCGCTGGCCTCGCTCGCCTTCCGCTCCGATCTGCCCTTCTGCTGCTTCATCCACACCGCCGTCTTCGTCAGCTTCAACAAAGTCTGCACCTCACAG tATTTTCTGTGGTATCTGTGTCTGCTGCCGCTGGTTTTGCCTCGGCTGACGCTGAGCTGGAGACGAGGGCTggggctgctgctgctgtggttTGTGGGACAG GCGCTGTGGCTGTCACCGGCGTATTATCTGGAGTTCGAGGGCTGGAACACTTTCACGCTCATCTGGATCGCCGGGCTGCTGTTTCTCCTCATAAACTCTCTCATACTGGGACAAATAATCTCCCATTACAGACCCGCAGAGGCCCAGCTGAAGAAAACAGACTGA
- the snx16 gene encoding sorting nexin-16 isoform X1, whose amino-acid sequence MAAPFVPVPVPFERAPRADRAASAGSDRCLTPPRQSPVPRARLSGPECSVQYSSCPPDSPPETPRQSWDERPITPTVLGYEVMEERAKFTVYKVLVRKTLDESWVVFRRYTDFSRLNDKVSKSDFSECYQLKEMFPGFRLSLPPKRWFKDNYETEFLEDRQLGLQAFLQNLVAHKDIANCVAVREFLCLDDPPGPFDSLEESRAFCETLEECNYRLQKELLEKQREINCLKKTLEEKERHIQKLEGRVNGDVLTPDSPCCASGAGSDCSLDVESSAAEADQELPDESQAVLQSSQGSVCWCGPSVSGASPPVIQVTPLEH is encoded by the exons ATGGCCGCGCCGTTCGTTCCGGTCCCCGTGCCCTTCGAGCGAGCTCCGCGGGCGGACAGAGCCGCGTCCGCGGGCAGCGACAGGTGCTTGACTCCGCCGCGCCAGAGCCCCGTCCCCCGCGCCAGGCTCAGCGGCCCCGAGTGCTCGGTGCAGTACTCCAGCTGCCCTCCAGACAGCCCTCCAGAGACCCCGCGACAGAGCTGGGACGAGCGGCCCATCACACCCACCGTCCTGGGTTACGAGGTGATGGAGGAGAGGGCCAAGTTTACT GTCTATAAGGTTCTTGTAAGGAAGACTCTGGATGAGAGCTGGGTCGTGTTCAGGCGCTATACTGACTTCTCAAGACTCAACGACAAGGTCAGTAAGAGTGACTTCTCAGAGTGTTAccag CTGAAGGAGATGTTTCCGGGGTTCAGACTGTCTCTTCCTCCGAAGCGCTGGTTTAAAGACAACTATGAGACGGAGTTCTTGGAGGACAGACAGCTGGGTCTGCAGGCCTTCCTCCAGAACCTCGTGGCCCATAAAGACATCGCCAACTG TGTGGCGGTGCGTGAGTTCTTGTGTCTGGATGATCCTCCCGGGCCGTTCGACAGTCTGGAGGAGAGTCGG GCGTTCTGCGAGACTCTAGAGGAGTGCAACTACAGGCTTCAGAAGGAACTTCTAGAAAAACAGCGAGAGATAAACTGCTTAAAGAAAACACTGGAAGAGAAAGAGCGGCACATTCAGAAGCTGGAAGGACGAGTCAA cggGGACGTTCTCACTCCAGACAGTCCGTGTTGTGCGTCCGGAGCGGGCAGCGACTGCAGTCTGGACGTAGAGTCTTCTGCTGCGGAGGCCGATCAGGAGCTGCCTGATGAAAGCCA ggCTGTGCTCCAGTCGTCTCAGGGCTCCGTGTGTTGGTGCGGTCCGTCCGTCAGCGGTGCGTCTCCTCCGGTCATTCAGGTCACTCCTCTGGAACACTGA